The following proteins come from a genomic window of Malus sylvestris chromosome 4, drMalSylv7.2, whole genome shotgun sequence:
- the LOC126619545 gene encoding uncharacterized protein LOC126619545, giving the protein MEGSGGNLDSFRASPGSSSNRRYGVLSASNIIQAPISTLLEYSGILRGRTNHQEGESLINGRSAAAFRDHRHSQLDQSPTTTSNDGEVSIRIIGAGEQEHDREGPGIVAGQLREVTAPPNDVSVPPMAGAASVALGTEEVGQTDGRTDRSSGEGIPQSLNESAAGEGGDGSGANGRDSSYQRYDIQQAARGIEQVLPFSLLLLVVFIRQHLQGFFVTIWIAVVMFKSNDILKKQTALKGERKIAVLIGISLAFVLHVVGVYWWYQNDDLLHPLIMLPPKVIPPFWHAVFIIMVNDTLVRQAAMVLKCFLLMYYKNSRGRNYRKQGQMLTLVEYLLLLYRALLPTPVWYRFFLNKEYGSLFSSLMTGLYLTFKLTSVVEKVQSFFAALKALSRKEVHYGAYATSEQVNAAGDLCAICQEKMHAPILLRCKHIFCEDCVSEWFERERTCPLCRALVKPADIRSFGDGSTSLFFQLF; this is encoded by the exons ATGGAAGGGTCGGGTGGCAATCTGGACTCGTTTAGAGCTTCTCCGGGAAGCAGTAGTAATAGGCGGTATGGGGTGTTATCGGCTTCCAATATCATTCAGGCGCCAATTTCTACCTTGTTGGAGTACTCGGGTATTCTCCGCGGCCGCACTAATCACCAAGAAGGCGAGTCTTTGATTAACGGGCGTAGTGCTGCTGCGTTTAGGGATCACCGTCATAGTCAGCTAGATCAGTCACCGACAACGACAAGCAATGATGGGGAGGTTTCTATTAGGATAATTGGGGCAGGGGAACAGGAGCATGATAGGGAAGGACCTGGGATAGTAGCTGGACAGTTGAGGGAAGTTACTGCACCGCCAAATGATGTTTCTGTACCACCAATGGCTGGGGCGGCCTCTGTAGCATTGGGAACGGAGGAGGTGGGTCAGACAGATGGCAGAACGGATCGTAGTTCGGGAGAGGGAATTCCCCAATCGTTAAATGAAAGTGCTGCTGGAGAAGGAGGTGATGGATCTGGGGCTAATGGCAGGGATTCTTCTTACCAGAGATATGACATTCAGCAGGCTGCTAGGGGGATTGAACAAGTCCTGCCCTTTTCCTTGCTTCTATTGGTGGTCTTCATCCGCCAGCATTTGCAAG GTTTCTTTGTTACAATTTGGATTGCTGTCGTTATGTTCAAGTCAAATGATATATTAAAGAAACAGACAGCTTTGAAG GGAGAGAGGAAAATTGCAGTTCTAATAGGCATTTCTCTTGCATTCGTGTTGCATGTGGTTGGTGTTTACTGGTGGTACCAGAATGACGATCTTTTGCATCCATTAATTATGCTTCCTCCTAAAGTTATACCACCCTTCTGGCATGCTGTTTTCATCATCATGGTGAATG ACACCTTGGTCCGGCAGGCAGCAATGGTGCTGAAGTGTTTTCTATTAATGTACTACAAAAACAGTAGAGGCCGAAACTATCGTAAGCAG GGTCAAATGCTTACTCTGGTTGAGTATCTACTGCTCTTGTACCGTGCCTTGTTGCCAACACCAGTGTGGTATCGGTTCTTCTTGAACAAAGAATATGGGAGTCTCTTTTCGTCACTAATGACAGGGTTATATTTGACTTTCAAGCTCACATCTGTTGTTGAGAAG GTACAATCCTTCTTTGCTGCATTGAAGGCATTGTCACGTAAGGAGGTGCACTATGGGGCATATGCAACATCAGAACAG GTCAATGCAGCTGGCGATTTATGTGCTATTTGCCAGGAGAAGATGCATGCTCCTATCCTACTGCGATGTAAACACATCTTTTGTGAGGACTGCGTATCAGAGTG GTTTGAGAGGGAGCGGACGTGCCCGTTATGCAGAGCTTTGGTTAAACCCGCAGATATCAGATCATTCGGCGATGGATCAACGAGTTTGTTTTTCCAGCTGTTCTGA
- the LOC126618265 gene encoding disease resistance protein RPV1-like, which produces MDDYLSRGEEISPALLKAIEESRNYVIVFSEKYASSRWCLDELVKIIDCKKSNQQMVIPVFYKVSPSDVRNQKGCFGDGLAGLECNYKDNVDKIHKWRPALSEAGNLSGWTLLDKFNSAYVSLSSIAGPKSGSRRRGRPSGFLFNF; this is translated from the exons ATGGATGATTACCTTTCAAGAGGAGAAGAAATATCACCAGCGCTCCTCAAAGCGATTGAAGAGTCGAGGAATTATGTCATTGTATTCTCCGAAAAATATGCTTCCTCAAGGTGGTGCTTGGACGAACTTGTTAAGATCATTGACTGCAAGAAATCAAATCAGCAAATGGTGATACCGGTATTTTACAAGGTGAGTCCCTCGGATGTTCGAAATCAGAAGGGTTGTTTTGGTGATGGACTTGCTGGCCTTGAGTGCAATTATAAGGATAACGTTGACAAGATCCACAAATGGAGGCCAGCTCTTTCAGAAGCAGGAAATTTGTCTGGGTGGACTCTCTTGGATAA atttaactccgcctatgtaagtttatcttccattgccggtcccaagtcCGGATCAAGGAGGAGGGGAAGgccgtcag gctttttatttaatttttaa
- the LOC126617667 gene encoding uncharacterized protein LOC126617667, whose translation MAYRRKQGITRSSTFKEEIIHRPPDDNSAPNSSSLLQSSSSFSGSSSSSLAAQAIRASALSVERNNRSKDFSAYDDASAKSGFWGVLARKAKAILEEDGEFPQDNIAGGLRSKPSVASGGAQFQQQPYYQSYDNSRRTENPTIRKGLDKITTSLNQLGDTFEKAFEEGRTMVENKTADIQKQIKRRGENPDSQNQASYYGNQNSSPLQPKNHDTQLKASRDVAMATAAKAKLLLRELKTVKADLAFAKERCSQLEEENKCLRENRDKGNHRADDDLIRLQLETLLAEKARLANENSVYARENRFLREIVEYHQLTMQDVVYLEDDEEVTQVNPLTSPTGVSRMLSISPPSSAPPSPPPEDSSSATSPATKDISPVLTKPQENKDVFVNLAMPGNDTLAHKKADGKTPSSTEATTKTPPTAESITKSPTTAEAATKTLSVAAEDTKRPPPTSA comes from the exons ATGGCGTACAGGAGAAAGCAGGGGATAACAAGGTCGTCAACCTTCAAAGAAGAGATCATTCATCGCCCCCCAGACGACAATTCTGCACCGAATTCATCTTCCCTTCTGCAGTCTTCGTCTTCCTTCTCCGGTTCTTCATCTTCGTCTCTCGCCGCTCAGGCCATTCGTGCTTCTGCGCTTTCCGTCGAACGCAACAACCGATCCAAG GACTTCTCTGCTTATGACGATGCATCTGCAAAATCCGGGTTTTGGGGTGTTCTGGCTCGGAAAGCTAAGGCCATTCTTGAAGAGGATGGTGAATTTCCACAAGATAATATTGCTGGAGGGCTCAGATCAAAGCCCTCCGTTGCCTCCGGTGGCGCTCAG TTCCAACAACAACCATATTATCAGTCATATGACAACTCTAGAAGAACGGAAAATCCTACAATCCGAAAGGGCTTGGATAAAATCACGACTTCCCTTAATCAGCTCGGGGACACGTTTGAGAAGGCTTTCGAG GAAGGTCGAACGATGGTGGAGAATAAGACCGCCGACATCCAAAAGCAAATTAAACGAAGAGGAGAGAATCCAGATTCACAAAATCAAGCTTCTTATTATGGGAACCAGAACAGTTCACCGCTGCAGCCTAAGAACCATGATACTCAACTCAAGGCATCACGCGAC GTTGCAATGGCAACAGCTGCCAAAGCAAAATTACTTCTTCGGGAGCTGAAAACCGTCAAGGCAGATCTGGCTTTTGCAAAGGAACGATGTTCTCAactagaagaagaaaataaatgcCTTCGCGAGAATCGTGACAAGGGGAACCACAGAGCTGATGATGACTTG ATCCGCCTTCAACTGGAGACACTTCTGGCGGAGAAGGCTCGATTAGCGAATGAGAATTCAGTTTATGCACGCGAGAATCGGTTCCTGAGGGAAATTGTTGAATACCACCAGCTGACAATGCAGGATGTTGTGTATTtagaagatgatgaagaagtcACACAAGTTAACCCCTTAACCAGCCCCACCGGCGTCTCCAGGATGCTCTCCATTTCCCCGCCCTCATCAGCACCCCCATCCCCGCCTCCAGAGGACTCTTCATCTGCAACCTCACCAGCTACTAAAGATATCTCACCTGTCCTTACCAAGCCACAAGAAAATAAAGACGTTTTTGTGAATCTGGCCATGCCGGGCAACGATACCTTAGCTCACAAGAAAGCAGATGGTAAAACACCTTCTTCAACAGAAGCTACTACAAAAACACCTCCTACAGCGGAAAGTATAACTAAATCGCCGACAACAGCAGAAGCCGCTACTAAAACACTCTCAGTAGCAGCAGAAGATACTAAAAGACCTCCTCCTACTTCTGCTTAA